A genome region from Nocardia sp. NBC_00565 includes the following:
- a CDS encoding hydroxysqualene dehydroxylase has protein sequence MADQRWTVSRRAMLRSTVAAGVATAGTLTAGALRPAPAAGSPGGRRVAVLGGGVAGLTAAHELAERGFQVTVYERRALGGKARSIAVPGSGSGGRPELPGEHGFRFFPGFYQHIPDTMRRIPFAGNPDGVWNNLIGVPEARFARRDGDDFRLPLSPKTRTNFTPDAFRETVGAVISTALKMPANEGAYFADRLLVFYSSCDARRLGQWEHTSWRDYVGGHQRSHEFRALLSRTLTSIMVAAKEDIASVRTIGTMGEQFLGNPFEVGNDGALDRVLNGPTNAVWIDPWVRRLGELGVQFALGAEVRGLDMRDRRIASARIVDESGIQRSVDADYFVVALPAEQARTLWSPDVLEVRPELAAMDRLFVDWMNGIQFYLRRPMDISRGHTAYIDAPWSLTSITQNQMWTRKLTEFGDGTVQDCLSVDISDWNTPGMLYGKPAKECTHEEIAREVWAQMTAHLNDRGEVLRADDLHSWFLDPGISWQESERRNANADPLLINTAGSWDCRPESRGALENLFLAGDYVRTNVDLATMEGANEAARDAVNAILDASGSNAERCRKFTLYRATELEPLRRIDADRYAAGQPNLFDVRL, from the coding sequence ATGGCAGATCAGCGATGGACGGTGTCGCGAAGAGCAATGCTCCGCAGCACTGTCGCGGCGGGGGTAGCAACGGCGGGGACACTGACGGCCGGTGCGCTGAGACCGGCGCCTGCCGCGGGCAGTCCCGGCGGCAGGCGGGTCGCGGTACTCGGCGGTGGGGTCGCGGGCCTGACCGCGGCGCACGAACTGGCCGAGCGTGGATTCCAGGTCACCGTGTACGAGAGACGCGCGCTCGGTGGTAAAGCGCGCAGTATCGCGGTGCCGGGCAGCGGGTCGGGTGGACGACCGGAATTACCCGGCGAGCACGGTTTCCGATTCTTTCCCGGCTTCTACCAACACATTCCGGATACGATGCGGCGAATTCCGTTCGCGGGCAACCCGGATGGTGTCTGGAACAATCTGATCGGCGTACCGGAGGCACGTTTCGCCCGCCGCGACGGCGATGATTTCCGACTCCCGCTGAGCCCGAAGACCCGCACGAATTTCACCCCGGACGCCTTCCGCGAGACCGTCGGCGCGGTAATTTCGACGGCCTTGAAAATGCCGGCCAACGAAGGCGCCTACTTCGCCGATCGCCTGCTGGTGTTCTACTCCAGTTGCGACGCCCGCCGCTTGGGACAGTGGGAACACACCTCGTGGCGCGACTATGTCGGCGGCCATCAGCGTTCGCACGAATTCCGCGCCCTGCTCTCGCGCACGCTGACCAGCATCATGGTCGCCGCGAAGGAGGATATCGCCAGTGTCCGAACCATTGGCACCATGGGCGAACAGTTCCTCGGTAATCCTTTCGAAGTCGGCAACGACGGCGCGCTGGATCGGGTGCTGAACGGTCCGACCAATGCGGTGTGGATCGATCCGTGGGTGCGGCGGCTGGGCGAACTCGGCGTGCAATTCGCGCTGGGAGCCGAGGTGCGCGGGCTCGACATGCGCGATCGGCGGATCGCCTCAGCCCGCATCGTCGACGAGTCCGGCATCCAGCGCAGCGTCGACGCGGACTATTTCGTGGTGGCCCTGCCCGCCGAACAGGCCCGCACCCTGTGGTCGCCCGACGTGCTCGAGGTGCGCCCAGAACTGGCCGCGATGGATCGGCTCTTCGTCGACTGGATGAACGGCATCCAGTTCTATCTGCGCAGGCCGATGGATATTTCGCGCGGCCACACCGCCTATATCGACGCGCCGTGGTCGCTCACCTCGATCACCCAGAATCAAATGTGGACGCGCAAACTCACCGAATTCGGCGATGGCACTGTGCAGGACTGTCTTTCGGTCGACATCTCCGACTGGAACACACCGGGCATGCTCTACGGCAAGCCTGCCAAGGAATGCACGCACGAGGAGATCGCCCGCGAGGTATGGGCCCAGATGACGGCGCATCTCAACGACCGCGGCGAGGTGTTGCGCGCTGACGATCTGCACTCCTGGTTCCTCGATCCCGGCATCAGCTGGCAGGAGTCCGAGCGGCGCAACGCCAATGCCGATCCGCTGCTGATCAATACCGCCGGCTCGTGGGACTGTCGGCCCGAATCACGGGGTGCGCTCGAAAACCTCTTCCTGGCAGGTGATTACGTGCGCACAAACGTGGACTTGGCGACCATGGAGGGCGCGAACGAGGCGGCCCGCGACGCGGTGAACGCCATCCTGGATGCCTCCGGGTCGAATGCCGAACGCTGTCGCAAATTCACGCTGTACCGCGCAACCGAATTGGAGCCCTTGCGCCGCATCGACGCCGACCGCTACGCCGCAGGCCAACCCAACCTGTTCGACGTACGACTGTGA